From Psychrobacillus sp. FSL K6-2836, a single genomic window includes:
- a CDS encoding TetR/AcrR family transcriptional regulator, producing the protein MKKNDLRVIKTKKAIYQALTHLLKDKLLTDIKVSELCREADINRGTFYFHYEEVGDVFKEFFEEVIGDLEESYKEPYKHISALQLKTSAYKNLDPKTVRIFHHVKKYEDFYRIILSDNVSTTYYYMFFDAIRSNFIEDSKIGKYDESKKFVYSFMTNAIIGLIIEWYRNDFEESVDVMNLHLVETLNVITGR; encoded by the coding sequence TTGAAGAAAAATGATTTACGAGTTATAAAGACGAAGAAAGCTATCTATCAAGCCTTAACTCATTTATTGAAAGATAAGCTTTTAACAGACATCAAGGTGTCTGAGCTTTGTCGGGAAGCAGATATAAACAGAGGAACCTTTTACTTTCACTATGAAGAGGTTGGTGATGTTTTTAAGGAGTTTTTTGAAGAGGTAATTGGAGATTTAGAAGAATCCTATAAAGAGCCATACAAACATATTTCCGCCCTACAATTAAAAACTTCAGCTTATAAAAACTTGGATCCTAAAACAGTTCGTATTTTTCATCATGTCAAAAAGTATGAAGATTTCTATCGCATTATTTTATCAGATAATGTATCGACTACTTACTATTATATGTTTTTCGATGCAATCCGTTCGAATTTCATTGAGGATAGTAAAATTGGAAAATATGATGAATCTAAAAAATTCGTATATTCCTTTATGACAAATGCAATCATAGGATTAATTATTGAATGGTATAGAAATGACTTTGAAGAATCAGTAGATGTTATGAATCTACATTTGGTCGAAACTTTAAATGTAATTACGGGAAGATAA
- a CDS encoding SDR family oxidoreductase, with protein sequence MRLQDKVAIVTGAASGMGKAIAEAYAKQGAKVVVSDYNLEGAETVAAAIKAAGGEAIANRTNVAELADLENLFTETKAAFGKLDILVNNAGIMDGMEPVGEISDEKWDRLFAVNTTGVMRAMRIATNIFLEQGHGVFVNNISAGGLRGARAGVAYTASKHAVTGLTKNTAYMYANSGIRCNGIAPGGVMTNIQASMTSLSEFGMGRQQTGSGTMPRVGQPEEIAQLAVFLGSDESSFVNGQIIAADAGWTAY encoded by the coding sequence ATGAGATTACAAGACAAAGTAGCTATCGTTACAGGCGCAGCTTCTGGGATGGGAAAAGCAATCGCTGAAGCTTATGCAAAACAAGGTGCAAAGGTCGTTGTTTCCGACTACAACTTAGAAGGTGCAGAAACTGTAGCAGCAGCTATTAAAGCAGCTGGCGGAGAAGCAATTGCTAACCGCACAAATGTGGCAGAACTTGCAGATTTAGAAAACTTATTTACTGAAACAAAAGCAGCATTTGGTAAATTAGATATTTTAGTAAACAACGCTGGGATCATGGATGGAATGGAGCCTGTTGGTGAAATTTCAGATGAGAAATGGGATCGCTTATTTGCAGTAAATACTACAGGTGTTATGCGTGCAATGCGTATCGCAACTAACATTTTCTTAGAACAAGGGCACGGAGTTTTTGTTAATAACATCTCTGCAGGTGGGCTACGTGGTGCTCGTGCTGGTGTAGCATACACAGCATCTAAACACGCTGTTACAGGTTTAACTAAAAATACAGCTTATATGTACGCAAACTCTGGAATCCGTTGTAACGGAATTGCTCCAGGTGGCGTAATGACAAATATTCAAGCTTCTATGACTAGCCTTTCTGAATTTGGCATGGGTCGTCAGCAAACTGGTAGTGGGACAATGCCACGTGTTGGTCAACCGGAAGAAATTGCACAACTTGCAGTATTCTTAGGTTCCGACGAGTCAAGTTTTGTTAATGGACAAATTATTGCTGCTGATGCTGGTTGGACTGCTTACTAA
- a CDS encoding lysoplasmalogenase encodes MWSKIIGVLIGVMGIIYIFFIPSDPVATKIVFKLIPMLLIILFAFLQPAGESRKYKPLILIGLTVCMLADGLIYWFIVGLITFLIGHIWYIFAFRQIQHNSLPKWAIVLLLAYGFAMVIWLSGTLWSQGDTVLAFAVIIYIAVILMMGWNAFQTANKFAIIGALLFIFSDSTLAINKFIVDIPFSDALIMISYYGAQFMFALSINYSATRKNLLK; translated from the coding sequence ATGTGGAGTAAAATTATTGGGGTTTTAATAGGGGTTATGGGCATTATTTATATTTTCTTCATACCAAGTGATCCTGTTGCAACAAAGATTGTTTTTAAGCTTATTCCGATGCTGCTTATTATATTGTTTGCATTTCTACAACCTGCCGGAGAATCTAGAAAGTACAAGCCCCTTATACTAATCGGGCTTACGGTATGTATGCTAGCTGATGGTTTAATTTATTGGTTTATAGTCGGACTTATCACATTTTTAATCGGGCATATTTGGTATATCTTTGCGTTTAGGCAAATCCAACATAATTCCCTTCCAAAATGGGCTATTGTATTACTACTAGCTTACGGGTTTGCAATGGTTATTTGGCTATCAGGAACTCTTTGGTCTCAAGGCGATACAGTATTGGCTTTTGCAGTTATTATTTATATAGCAGTTATTCTCATGATGGGGTGGAACGCTTTTCAAACCGCCAATAAGTTTGCCATTATCGGTGCTCTTTTATTTATCTTCTCCGATTCCACACTCGCTATTAATAAATTTATAGTAGATATTCCTTTCTCAGACGCACTTATTATGATTTCTTATTACGGAGCTCAGTTTATGTTTGCTCTTAGCATTAATTATTCCGCAACTCGAAAGAATCTGTTAAAATAA